In Meles meles unplaced genomic scaffold, mMelMel3.1 paternal haplotype, whole genome shotgun sequence, one genomic interval encodes:
- the LOC123936217 gene encoding phosphatidylinositol 3,4,5-trisphosphate-dependent Rac exchanger 2 protein-like yields MLLGGRKNTDVPLEGYLVTPIQRICKYPLLLKELLKRTPRKHSVYAAVMEALQAMKAVYPNINEAKRQMEKLEVLEEWQSHIEGWEEEFWSSAVLIE; encoded by the exons ATGCTACTTGGAGGACGGAAGAATACAGATGTTCCCCTGGAAGGATATTTAGTAACACCAAtacaaagaatttgcaaataccctctccttttgaag GAGTTGCTGAAGCGGACTCCAAGGAAACACAGTGTCTACGCAGCAGTAATGGAAGCCCTCCAAGCCATGAAAGCTGTCTACCCCAACATAAACGAGgccaagaggcagatggagaagttaGAAGTTTTAGAGGAATGGCAGTCTCACATTGAAGGCTGGGAG gaagaa